A single window of Streptomyces cathayae DNA harbors:
- a CDS encoding response regulator transcription factor produces the protein MQRVRVLVVDDHRIFAESLAAALAAEPDVEVSAAGSGPAALRCLERAVGEGRRFDVILVDADLGGTVTGGRSAVPVQAAGEDGLVDGMSLVTGVRSVHPKVRIVVLAEKDDPRRAALALQAGAGGWVAKDCSLSRLLTVIRGVLRDETHLPPALLTGVLRELTAARKHRTESERLVESLTPREREVLRCMVAGLGRKAVAERLYLSPHTVRTHMQNVLGKLGVHSTLAAVALARRAGVGPADLGPASARDVVERGGQPA, from the coding sequence GTGCAACGTGTCCGAGTCCTGGTCGTCGACGACCATCGCATCTTCGCCGAGTCGCTCGCCGCGGCCCTGGCCGCGGAGCCCGACGTCGAGGTGTCCGCGGCGGGCAGCGGCCCGGCCGCGCTGCGCTGCCTGGAGCGCGCCGTGGGCGAGGGGCGGCGGTTCGACGTGATCCTCGTCGACGCCGACCTGGGCGGCACGGTGACGGGCGGCCGGTCCGCCGTACCGGTGCAGGCGGCCGGTGAGGACGGCCTCGTCGACGGCATGTCCCTGGTCACCGGGGTGCGTTCGGTCCACCCGAAGGTCCGGATCGTGGTGCTCGCCGAGAAGGACGACCCGCGCCGTGCCGCGCTCGCGCTGCAGGCCGGGGCCGGCGGCTGGGTGGCCAAGGACTGCTCGCTGAGCCGGCTGCTCACCGTCATCCGGGGCGTGCTGCGCGACGAGACGCATCTGCCGCCCGCCCTGCTCACCGGCGTGCTGCGCGAACTGACCGCCGCGCGCAAGCACCGCACGGAGAGCGAACGGCTCGTGGAGTCCCTGACCCCGCGGGAGCGGGAGGTGCTGCGGTGCATGGTCGCGGGCCTGGGGCGCAAGGCCGTCGCCGAGCGCCTGTACCTGTCCCCGCACACCGTCCGTACGCACATGCAGAACGTGCTCGGCAAGCTGGGCGTGCACTCCACGCTCGCCGCCGTCGCCCTCGCCCGGCGGGCGGGCGTGGGGCCCGCCGACCTCGGGCCGGCCTCAGCCCGGGACGTTGTCGAACGGGGCGGTCAGCCGGCGTAG
- a CDS encoding MarR family winged helix-turn-helix transcriptional regulator, with amino-acid sequence MEDEVDRLVAAWRRERPDLDVEPLEVLSRVSRLARHLDRARRLAFAEHGLEPWEFDVLTALRRAGTPYQLSPGQLLTQTLVTSGTMTNRIDRLAKKGLVARLPDPNDRRGVLVRLTDEGRDRADQALAGLLAQERAILAELSRIQRGELAGLLRRLTAPFDNVPG; translated from the coding sequence ATGGAGGACGAGGTCGATCGGCTGGTCGCAGCATGGCGCCGGGAGCGTCCGGACCTCGACGTGGAACCGCTCGAGGTCCTCAGCCGGGTGAGCAGGCTCGCCCGGCACCTGGACCGGGCCCGCAGGCTCGCGTTCGCCGAGCACGGCCTGGAGCCCTGGGAGTTCGACGTGCTGACCGCGCTGCGCCGCGCGGGCACCCCCTACCAGCTCTCGCCGGGACAGCTGCTCACCCAGACGCTGGTCACCTCGGGCACGATGACCAACCGCATCGACCGCCTGGCCAAGAAGGGTCTGGTCGCCCGGCTGCCCGACCCCAACGACCGGCGCGGCGTCCTGGTCCGCCTCACGGACGAGGGCCGCGACCGCGCCGACCAGGCGCTGGCCGGGCTGCTGGCGCAGGAGCGGGCGATCCTCGCCGAGCTCTCCCGCATCCAGCGCGGCGAACTGGCGGGCCTGCTACGCCGGCTGACCGCCCCGTTCGACAACGTCCCGGGCTGA